Proteins from a genomic interval of Terriglobia bacterium:
- a CDS encoding RES family NAD+ phosphorylase → MVLWRISNHRTLDGRGGLKASARWHTRGRPIVYLAETATGALTEALVHLELDPNHLPRNYKLLKSEAPDGISIRSVTKADLPKNWVEDEVATRTIGDEWLTSNETALLRVPSAIAPESFNVLLNPMHREAARVVVVDYRDYPWDRRLLE, encoded by the coding sequence ATGGTCCTGTGGCGGATCAGCAATCACCGGACGCTGGACGGACGCGGCGGACTCAAGGCGTCGGCGCGATGGCACACCCGGGGCCGGCCGATTGTTTATTTGGCAGAGACGGCCACCGGGGCACTGACGGAAGCGCTGGTCCACCTGGAACTCGATCCCAACCATCTCCCCCGCAATTACAAGCTCCTGAAGAGCGAAGCTCCTGACGGCATCTCCATCCGAAGCGTCACCAAGGCCGATCTTCCGAAAAATTGGGTGGAGGACGAAGTTGCCACGCGCACCATCGGCGACGAGTGGCTGACGTCGAATGAGACCGCGCTGTTGCGTGTCCCGTCTGCCATCGCCCCGGAATCCTTCAACGTTCTGCTGAACCCCATGCACCGCGAGGCGGCGAGAGTGGTTGTGGTGGATTATCGCGACTATCCGTGGGATCGGCGGCTGCTGGAGTAA
- a CDS encoding DNA cytosine methyltransferase, which yields MPRPRKPSRSRSYTALDLFSGCGGLTTGLKRAGFRVLGAVENDPVSARTYRSNHPAVHIWQEDIRDVRAKTLLQDLRLKRGELDLLAACPPCQAFSTMRTLNRGRRIIARKEKDLLTEVMRFVRVLLPRTVMVENVPGLACDRRWLSLVAKLRKLGFFSQYRVLNAADFGVPQRRKRLILLASRLGPVNFALPEPERATVKQTIGSLPKAGRSRDSLHNIPERRNPGIKTLISLIPKDGGSRGDLEDSLQLPCHHECNGFRDVYGRMKWDDVAPTITSGCTNPSKGRFLHPQENRSITLREAALLQSFPKSYRFHVRDGKSAIAAMIGNALPPEFISRHARELRKVTRDCS from the coding sequence ATGCCGCGCCCGCGCAAGCCTTCACGTAGCCGTTCGTACACCGCGCTCGACCTGTTTTCTGGGTGTGGCGGCCTGACGACGGGTTTGAAAAGGGCTGGGTTTCGCGTTCTGGGTGCTGTTGAGAACGACCCGGTTTCAGCCCGTACATATCGCAGTAACCATCCTGCAGTCCATATCTGGCAAGAAGATATCCGCGACGTAAGAGCAAAGACACTTCTCCAGGATCTTCGACTGAAACGCGGAGAATTGGATTTGCTCGCTGCGTGCCCGCCTTGCCAAGCATTCTCGACGATGCGTACGCTAAATCGCGGACGGCGAATCATCGCGCGAAAAGAAAAAGACTTGCTTACTGAAGTGATGCGCTTCGTCCGCGTGCTGCTTCCGAGAACAGTGATGGTTGAAAACGTTCCGGGACTGGCTTGTGACCGGAGGTGGTTATCGTTGGTGGCCAAGCTACGGAAGCTTGGTTTTTTTTCCCAATACCGGGTCCTAAACGCCGCAGATTTTGGAGTTCCTCAACGCCGAAAAAGACTAATTCTATTGGCTAGTAGGCTAGGACCGGTGAACTTTGCTTTGCCGGAGCCTGAACGTGCAACCGTAAAGCAAACGATCGGATCGCTGCCCAAGGCTGGAAGAAGCCGTGATTCCTTGCACAATATCCCGGAGCGACGAAATCCGGGCATAAAAACACTGATCTCGCTGATTCCAAAAGACGGCGGTAGCAGAGGTGATCTGGAGGACAGCCTTCAATTGCCTTGCCATCACGAGTGTAACGGCTTCAGGGACGTGTACGGCCGAATGAAATGGGACGATGTGGCACCCACAATTACTAGCGGCTGCACAAATCCATCAAAAGGGCGATTCTTACACCCGCAGGAGAATAGGTCGATCACATTGCGAGAAGCGGCACTGCTGCAGTCCTTTCCAAAGAGTTACAGGTTTCATGTGAGGGACGGTAAATCGGCGATTGCCGCAATGATTGGGAACGCGCTACCACCGGAGTTCATTTCAAGGCATGCGAGGGAGTTGCGAAAAGTCACGCGTGACTGCTCCTGA
- a CDS encoding DUF2384 domain-containing protein, producing the protein MATATAKRLRGYFQDLLGAGTASEQKVVDLVETGLPLSVLNRLMQRGLSKGELFEVIIPARTLKHRKSKRQPLSKEESERVVRTARILATANAVLGDDSSALSWLRSPKKRFQGRAPIQLLATEPGGRLVEEMLIQIDEGMFA; encoded by the coding sequence ATGGCAACGGCAACAGCAAAGCGACTGCGAGGTTATTTTCAGGACCTGCTCGGGGCAGGAACGGCCTCGGAGCAAAAAGTGGTTGACCTGGTGGAAACCGGTCTTCCGCTCAGCGTGCTGAATCGGCTAATGCAGCGGGGGTTGTCGAAGGGGGAGTTGTTCGAAGTCATTATCCCGGCACGCACGCTGAAGCACCGGAAAAGCAAGCGTCAGCCGCTGTCAAAGGAAGAATCGGAGCGAGTGGTGCGCACGGCGCGCATCCTGGCGACTGCGAATGCCGTGCTGGGCGACGACAGTTCGGCGCTGTCATGGTTGCGCTCGCCGAAGAAGCGCTTCCAGGGCCGCGCGCCCATCCAGTTGCTGGCGACGGAACCCGGTGGGCGCCTGGTGGAGGAGATGCTGATCCAGATTGACGAAGGCATGTTCGCCTAG
- a CDS encoding cupin domain-containing protein, with the protein MRRFSITLLLVLAIAAVGQQAAMKSKESAKSQPAKTEARHVYTQPQMQWGAAPPFIPPGAQVAVLEGDPGASSGDFTVRVKMPDGYVVPPHWHPARENVTVISGTMRLGMGDKIDESKMTTLAAGSFAYLDPSMHHYVKMKGATVVQIHGASPLQFNYINPSDDPRNKK; encoded by the coding sequence ATGCGACGTTTCTCGATCACACTATTGTTGGTGCTGGCGATTGCCGCCGTGGGGCAGCAGGCGGCGATGAAGTCGAAGGAATCGGCGAAGTCCCAGCCGGCAAAAACCGAAGCTCGGCACGTCTACACGCAGCCGCAGATGCAATGGGGAGCGGCGCCGCCGTTTATCCCGCCGGGCGCGCAGGTGGCGGTGCTGGAAGGCGATCCCGGCGCCAGCAGCGGCGACTTCACGGTGCGCGTGAAAATGCCCGATGGCTACGTGGTGCCGCCGCATTGGCATCCCGCGCGCGAGAACGTGACCGTGATTTCGGGCACGATGCGCCTCGGCATGGGCGACAAAATCGACGAGAGCAAAATGACGACGCTGGCGGCGGGCAGTTTTGCCTATCTCGACCCCAGCATGCATCACTACGTCAAGATGAAAGGCGCGACGGTGGTGCAGATCCACGGCGCCTCGCCGCTGCAGTTCAACTACATCAATCCGAGCGACGATCCGCGAAACAAGAAGTAG
- a CDS encoding very short patch repair endonuclease, which translates to MTDFISRRKRSALMARIKSCNTAPEFVVRSFLHRHGYRYRIHVRTLPGRPDMALRKYRTAIFVNGCFWHGHRGCTRASVPKSNSLFWRKKITGNAARDRRTATALRRLGWTVLTVWQCQLRKSHVDATLARLLTRIEGGTAARKRH; encoded by the coding sequence TTGACTGATTTCATTTCCCGTCGCAAGAGAAGCGCGCTTATGGCGCGAATCAAGTCGTGCAATACAGCACCCGAGTTCGTTGTGCGGTCTTTTCTGCACAGGCACGGATATCGTTACCGCATTCATGTGCGTACGTTGCCGGGCAGACCCGATATGGCTCTGCGCAAGTACCGCACGGCGATATTTGTGAACGGCTGCTTCTGGCATGGTCATCGGGGCTGCACCAGGGCATCGGTTCCGAAGAGTAACAGCCTGTTCTGGCGAAAAAAAATTACAGGTAATGCGGCCCGAGATCGCCGTACCGCTACCGCCCTCCGGCGCTTAGGATGGACAGTCCTCACCGTTTGGCAATGCCAGTTGCGGAAATCGCATGTCGACGCCACCCTGGCACGGCTACTCACACGTATCGAGGGCGGCACAGCGGCGCGGAAACGTCATTGA
- a CDS encoding co-chaperone GroES — translation MAKFTPLHDRVLVRRVAEAETTRGGIIIPDTAKDKPQEGEIIAAGKGKVNEEGKLRPLDVKEGDRVLFGKYSGTEITIDGEELIIMREEEVLGILTGSKKEKEEKAGSRR, via the coding sequence ATGGCTAAATTCACTCCCCTGCATGACCGCGTTCTGGTCCGCCGGGTGGCAGAAGCAGAAACCACGCGTGGCGGCATCATCATTCCCGACACCGCCAAAGACAAACCGCAGGAAGGCGAAATCATCGCCGCCGGCAAAGGCAAGGTCAACGAAGAGGGCAAGCTCCGCCCGCTCGACGTGAAAGAGGGCGACCGCGTTCTGTTCGGCAAGTACTCCGGCACGGAAATCACCATTGACGGCGAAGAGCTGATCATCATGCGCGAGGAAGAAGTGCTCGGCATCCTGACCGGATCGAAGAAGGAAAAGGAAGAGAAAGCCGGGTCAAGGCGGTGA
- the groL gene encoding chaperonin GroEL (60 kDa chaperone family; promotes refolding of misfolded polypeptides especially under stressful conditions; forms two stacked rings of heptamers to form a barrel-shaped 14mer; ends can be capped by GroES; misfolded proteins enter the barrel where they are refolded when GroES binds) — MAKQIVHGEESRQAILRGVNILADAVKVTLGPKGRNVVIEKKFGSPSITKDGVTVAKEIELKDPLENMGAQMVREVASKTSDVAGDGTTTATVLAQSIFREGVKTVAAGANPMALKRGIEKAVFAITGTVDKDGNRIPGALDKYSKPVAGDMTAIAQVGTISANNDETIGRIIAEAMKKVGKDGVITVEESKTMETQLEVVEGMQFDRGYLSPYFVTDPERMESILEDPYILINEKKISSMKDLLPLLEQIARSSKPLLIIAEDVEGEALATLVVNKLRGTLQAVAVKAPGFGDRRKAMLQDIAILTGGKAITEDLGIKLENVQLADMGRAKRVTIDKDNTTIVEGKGKHSEIEGRVKEIRAQIDKTTSDYDREKLQERLAKLVGGVAVIKVGAATETEMKEKKARVEDAMHATRAAVEEGIVPGGGVALVRCVEAIDRLKLHGDEAIGGNIVKRALEEPLRQIVENAGDEGAVVLGKIREAKDANFGYNAQTGDFEDLVKAGVIDPTKVTRTALQNAGSIASLMLTTEALVAEIPEDKKSPSMPGGHGGMGDMY, encoded by the coding sequence ATGGCGAAACAGATTGTTCATGGCGAGGAATCGCGGCAGGCGATCCTGCGCGGCGTCAATATACTGGCCGACGCCGTCAAGGTCACGCTCGGCCCCAAGGGCCGCAACGTGGTCATCGAAAAGAAATTCGGTTCTCCGTCGATCACCAAGGACGGGGTCACCGTAGCCAAGGAAATCGAACTCAAGGACCCGCTGGAGAACATGGGCGCGCAGATGGTGCGCGAAGTCGCCAGCAAGACCAGCGACGTCGCCGGCGATGGCACCACCACCGCCACCGTGCTGGCGCAGTCCATCTTCCGCGAGGGCGTGAAGACCGTGGCCGCCGGCGCCAACCCCATGGCGCTGAAGCGCGGCATCGAGAAGGCCGTCTTCGCCATCACCGGCACGGTGGACAAGGACGGCAACCGCATACCGGGCGCGCTGGACAAATACAGCAAGCCGGTAGCGGGCGACATGACCGCCATCGCGCAGGTCGGCACCATTTCCGCCAACAATGACGAGACCATCGGCCGCATCATCGCCGAGGCGATGAAGAAGGTGGGCAAGGACGGCGTCATCACGGTGGAAGAATCCAAGACGATGGAGACGCAGCTCGAAGTGGTCGAAGGCATGCAGTTCGACCGCGGCTACCTGTCGCCTTACTTCGTCACCGACCCCGAGCGCATGGAATCCATACTCGAGGACCCCTACATCCTGATCAACGAAAAGAAAATCAGCTCGATGAAGGACCTGCTGCCGCTGCTGGAGCAGATTGCGCGTTCCAGCAAGCCGCTACTGATCATCGCCGAGGACGTTGAGGGCGAGGCCCTGGCGACCCTGGTGGTGAACAAGCTGCGCGGCACGCTGCAAGCCGTCGCGGTCAAGGCGCCGGGCTTCGGCGACCGCCGCAAGGCCATGCTGCAGGACATCGCAATCCTGACCGGTGGCAAGGCGATTACCGAAGACCTGGGCATCAAGCTGGAAAACGTTCAGCTTGCCGACATGGGCCGGGCCAAGCGCGTCACCATCGACAAGGACAACACCACCATCGTCGAGGGCAAGGGCAAGCACAGCGAGATCGAAGGCCGGGTGAAGGAAATCCGCGCCCAGATCGACAAGACCACCAGCGACTACGACCGCGAGAAGCTCCAGGAGCGCCTGGCCAAGCTGGTGGGCGGCGTGGCGGTGATCAAGGTGGGCGCCGCGACCGAGACCGAGATGAAGGAAAAGAAGGCTCGGGTCGAGGACGCCATGCACGCCACCCGCGCGGCAGTCGAGGAAGGTATTGTCCCCGGCGGCGGCGTGGCCCTGGTGCGCTGCGTCGAGGCCATTGACAGGCTCAAGCTGCACGGTGATGAAGCCATTGGCGGCAACATCGTGAAGCGCGCGCTGGAAGAGCCGCTGCGCCAGATCGTGGAGAACGCGGGCGACGAAGGCGCGGTGGTGCTGGGCAAGATTCGCGAGGCGAAGGACGCGAATTTCGGCTACAACGCGCAGACCGGCGACTTCGAGGACCTGGTAAAAGCCGGCGTCATTGACCCGACCAAGGTCACCCGCACCGCGCTGCAGAACGCGGGCTCGATTGCCAGCTTGATGCTGACCACCGAAGCCCTCGTCGCCGAGATCCCGGAGGACAAGAAGTCTCCGTCGATGCCCGGCGGCCACGGCGGGATGGGAGACATGTACTAA